One genomic segment of Clostridium saccharoperbutylacetonicum N1-4(HMT) includes these proteins:
- a CDS encoding sulfite exporter TauE/SafE family protein translates to MLQFLWLTPLGFLVGAFGTLIGAGGGFILVPILLLLYPDKSPDTITSISLTVVFFNALSGSFAYYKMKRIDYKSGIVFAIATLPGSILGSIITSYVPRQLFNGIFGVILVVVGIFLIFKTKNETKETTIAVKNGYVTRTVIDVEGNEHTFSYNPITGIVVSVFVGFMSSFLGIGGGIIHVPVLVNLLNYPVHIATATSHFVLAVMSFSGTAVHVVNGVLQSSIIQTVALSIGVLFGAQIGARFSKKICGTAIIKSLAVALAIVGVRIFIMAF, encoded by the coding sequence TTGTTGCAATTTTTATGGTTAACCCCGTTAGGTTTCCTTGTTGGTGCCTTTGGAACTTTAATAGGAGCTGGTGGAGGATTTATTTTAGTGCCTATATTATTGCTGTTATATCCGGATAAAAGTCCAGATACAATAACTAGTATTTCATTAACAGTTGTATTTTTTAATGCATTATCTGGCTCTTTTGCATATTATAAAATGAAGCGTATAGATTATAAATCTGGAATAGTTTTTGCAATTGCAACACTGCCAGGTTCAATATTAGGTTCAATAATAACCTCATATGTACCAAGACAACTTTTTAATGGAATATTTGGAGTGATATTAGTTGTAGTAGGAATATTTTTGATATTTAAGACTAAAAATGAAACAAAAGAAACTACTATAGCAGTAAAGAATGGATACGTAACAAGAACAGTAATTGATGTTGAAGGAAATGAACATACATTTTCCTACAATCCTATAACAGGGATTGTTGTAAGTGTATTTGTAGGATTTATGTCCAGCTTTTTAGGAATAGGTGGAGGAATAATACATGTTCCTGTACTAGTTAATCTTTTAAATTACCCTGTACATATTGCAACTGCAACTTCCCATTTTGTTTTAGCAGTAATGTCCTTTTCAGGGACAGCAGTTCATGTAGTAAATGGAGTGCTTCAATCTAGCATTATACAGACAGTGGCCTTATCAATAGGAGTATTATTTGGAGCACAGATAGGTGCAAGATTTTCTAAGAAAATCTGTGGGACAGCAATAATTAAAAGTCTTGCAGTTGCTTTAGCTATTGTGGGAGTAAGAATATTTATTATGGCCTTTTAA
- a CDS encoding acetyl-CoA C-acetyltransferase, with amino-acid sequence MKEVVIVSAVRTAVGKFGGALKEVPAAELGALVIKEALNRAKVKPELVDEVIMGNVIQAGLGQNVTRQAIVKAGLPEEVPGFTLNKVCGSGLRAVSLAAQLIKAGDADVIVAGGMENMSAAPYVLPTTRWGQRMGNGTIVDTMVNDALTDAFEGYHMGITAENIAEKWNLTREMQDEFATASQQKAQAAIEEGIFKAEIVPVVIKTRKGEIVFDTDEFPRFGTTIEDLAKLKPAFKKEGTVTAGNASGINDGAAAIVVMSAEKAEELGLKPMAKIVSYGSKGLDSAIMGYGPFHATKKALEKANLTIEDIDLIEANEAFAAQSLAVAKDLNFDMKKVNVSGGAIAIGHPVGASGARILTTLLYGMQKRDSKYGLATLCIGGGMGTALIVERL; translated from the coding sequence ATGAAAGAAGTAGTTATTGTAAGTGCTGTTAGAACTGCAGTTGGAAAGTTTGGTGGAGCTTTGAAGGAAGTTCCAGCAGCTGAACTAGGGGCATTAGTTATTAAAGAAGCGCTTAATAGAGCAAAAGTTAAACCAGAATTAGTAGATGAAGTTATAATGGGAAATGTTATACAGGCAGGTTTAGGTCAAAATGTAACTAGACAGGCTATAGTAAAAGCTGGTTTACCAGAAGAAGTTCCTGGATTTACCTTAAATAAAGTTTGTGGGTCAGGATTAAGAGCAGTAAGTTTAGCAGCTCAATTAATAAAAGCAGGAGATGCTGATGTCATAGTAGCTGGTGGTATGGAAAATATGTCAGCAGCACCATATGTACTACCAACTACAAGATGGGGACAAAGAATGGGGAATGGAACTATTGTAGATACAATGGTTAATGATGCTTTAACAGATGCTTTTGAGGGATATCATATGGGAATTACAGCAGAAAATATAGCTGAAAAATGGAATTTAACGAGGGAAATGCAAGATGAATTTGCAACAGCATCTCAACAAAAAGCACAAGCGGCTATAGAAGAAGGGATATTTAAAGCTGAGATAGTTCCAGTAGTTATAAAAACTAGAAAAGGCGAGATAGTGTTTGATACAGATGAGTTTCCGAGATTTGGAACAACTATAGAAGATTTAGCTAAGCTAAAACCAGCTTTTAAGAAAGAGGGAACTGTTACAGCTGGAAATGCTTCGGGAATAAATGATGGTGCTGCAGCTATAGTAGTTATGAGTGCTGAAAAAGCAGAAGAACTTGGCTTAAAGCCAATGGCAAAAATAGTATCTTATGGATCAAAAGGATTAGATTCAGCTATTATGGGATATGGACCATTTCACGCTACTAAGAAGGCTTTAGAGAAAGCAAATCTAACGATAGAAGATATAGATTTAATAGAAGCAAATGAAGCTTTCGCAGCTCAAAGTTTAGCTGTAGCAAAGGATTTGAATTTTGATATGAAGAAAGTTAATGTAAGTGGAGGAGCTATAGCAATTGGGCATCCAGTTGGAGCATCAGGCGCTAGGATACTTACTACTTTGCTTTATGGAATGCAAAAGAGAGATTCAAAATATGGATTAGCAACTTTATGTATAGGTGGGGGTATGGGTACTGCACTTATTGTAGAAAGATTATAA
- a CDS encoding cytochrome c biogenesis CcdA family protein, translating into MEYFLLFLEGIITFISPCILPLLPLYVSYFIGSNEKEKRGKYDAFTNSLGFVLGFTIIFTLLGTLAGTFGSFIKEENSIINFFCGLLVIIFGMNYIGIFKIPFLERSLKLNAQIKNLKFLSSILFGMIFAIGWTPCVGTFLGAALMLAVNAQDVTKGAIMLLIYSLGLGIPFVLCAILIDKVKETFDFIKRNYKIINTVSGIILIVIGISIMTGYLNKLLSFLTV; encoded by the coding sequence ATGGAATATTTTTTGTTATTTTTAGAAGGTATTATAACTTTTATATCACCTTGCATCTTACCACTTTTGCCTTTATATGTTTCTTATTTTATTGGAAGCAATGAAAAAGAAAAAAGAGGTAAATATGATGCATTTACAAATTCGTTGGGGTTTGTATTAGGCTTTACCATAATATTTACATTACTAGGCACATTAGCAGGAACCTTTGGAAGCTTTATTAAAGAGGAAAATTCTATTATCAACTTTTTTTGTGGATTATTAGTAATTATCTTTGGGATGAATTATATTGGAATATTTAAAATTCCATTTTTGGAAAGAAGTTTGAAGCTAAATGCACAAATAAAAAATTTGAAATTCTTATCTTCAATTCTTTTTGGAATGATTTTTGCAATAGGTTGGACACCATGTGTTGGAACTTTTTTGGGAGCAGCTCTTATGCTTGCTGTTAATGCTCAAGACGTTACAAAGGGAGCGATAATGCTTTTAATATATAGTTTGGGCTTAGGAATTCCTTTTGTGCTATGTGCCATTTTAATTGATAAAGTTAAAGAAACCTTTGATTTTATAAAGAGAAATTATAAAATTATCAATACTGTATCTGGAATAATTCTTATTGTTATTGGTATTTCTATTATGACTGGATATTTAAATAAATTACTTTCATTTTTAACTGTATAG
- a CDS encoding TlpA family protein disulfide reductase, producing the protein MKKKELLIAIICFVGFLGIAYIGYNSLSTSYSQKDTQSQTDNSQNKKKEKDFVVYDENMNKVKLSDYIGKPVIVNFWAIWCPPCQDEMPIFNEVSSKYKQEELVVLMVNMTDGQRETVDIAKKYISDNNYNMKVLFDKDISAARSYNIESIPRTLFIDKNGDIVNDHLGEISKKEMDAQIKGLLS; encoded by the coding sequence ATGAAAAAGAAAGAATTGTTAATAGCAATAATATGTTTTGTAGGATTTTTGGGAATAGCTTATATAGGCTATAACTCCTTGAGTACCTCTTATAGCCAAAAGGATACTCAGAGTCAAACAGATAATTCACAAAACAAAAAGAAAGAAAAAGACTTCGTTGTATATGATGAAAATATGAATAAAGTAAAATTATCAGATTATATAGGAAAACCAGTTATAGTAAATTTCTGGGCTATCTGGTGTCCACCTTGTCAAGATGAAATGCCAATATTCAATGAAGTTTCAAGTAAATATAAGCAAGAAGAATTGGTAGTTTTAATGGTGAATATGACTGATGGACAAAGAGAAACTGTTGATATTGCTAAGAAATATATAAGTGATAATAATTATAATATGAAGGTATTATTTGATAAAGATATTTCTGCAGCACGAAGTTATAATATTGAATCTATCCCTAGAACTTTGTTTATTGATAAAAATGGAGATATAGTTAATGATCATTTGGGAGAGATAAGTAAAAAAGAAATGGATGCTCAAATTAAAGGCCTATTAAGTTAG
- a CDS encoding LysR family transcriptional regulator, with translation MYKVSFQQINYFLVMAEKLNFTEASKSLYISQPALSKQIQILEKELGLSLFIRNNQSISLTPSGQALVKKWSSLEEMFTQSVSDAKLLSHTSTGTLNIGSTETFDCEESILELVETFRKAYPNININLELYGFKELREKLNSKALDIVFVPYFELAAYKDITSIHFKEVELAIAISTSNPLSKLDNLTIKDLLDEPFVVISSDESSNGIERIKEACKLNGFSPNIVKYTKNMNSLILAVKNGDGVTFCNNKIPVDKKIRLYNYSNPSRDSDIFAVWKSNNLKIELNFFKDELLKFNNKEELNGTPLPQRNSS, from the coding sequence ATGTATAAAGTTTCTTTTCAGCAAATCAACTATTTTCTGGTAATGGCAGAAAAATTAAATTTTACTGAAGCTTCAAAATCATTATATATTTCGCAACCTGCACTCAGTAAACAAATACAAATATTAGAAAAGGAATTGGGATTATCCCTTTTTATACGTAATAATCAATCTATATCCTTAACGCCAAGCGGACAAGCTCTTGTGAAGAAATGGAGCAGTTTAGAAGAAATGTTTACACAATCCGTTTCTGATGCTAAACTCTTAAGTCATACTTCGACAGGCACATTAAATATTGGAAGTACTGAAACCTTCGACTGTGAAGAATCCATTCTTGAATTAGTTGAAACTTTTCGAAAAGCTTATCCAAATATAAATATTAATTTAGAGTTATATGGTTTTAAGGAGCTACGTGAAAAGTTAAATTCAAAGGCCTTAGATATTGTCTTTGTTCCATATTTCGAACTTGCAGCCTATAAAGATATTACAAGTATTCACTTTAAAGAAGTTGAACTTGCAATTGCCATATCAACTTCTAATCCTTTATCTAAATTAGATAACTTAACAATAAAAGATTTGCTGGATGAACCTTTCGTAGTTATATCTTCTGATGAATCTTCCAATGGAATTGAAAGAATTAAAGAAGCCTGCAAACTAAATGGATTTTCCCCAAATATAGTAAAATACACTAAGAATATGAATTCCTTAATTCTAGCTGTTAAAAATGGCGATGGAGTTACCTTTTGTAATAATAAAATACCAGTTGATAAAAAAATTCGCCTATATAATTATTCTAACCCTTCAAGGGACTCTGATATTTTTGCGGTATGGAAATCAAATAACCTAAAAATAGAATTAAATTTTTTTAAAGATGAACTTTTAAAATTCAATAATAAAGAAGAACTTAATGGCACTCCACTACCTCAGAGAAATTCTTCATAA
- a CDS encoding FAD-dependent oxidoreductase, which produces MKVYMEGFLMKSMETDVIVVAAGLSGLAAAVSAAENGARVIMFEKSNTTGGAANMGMGPLGVGSSIQRNQMVALTPGEAFRKHMYFTHYRVDARMVRDYYFKSGDTIDWLVDMGVEFLGVSRAFGAPENTRAYSDGEFTWHVVKPEGGGVPGPRAATTMTKRMTEKARELGVEIIFETPVNKIIMENGEAVGVIAKNKAGEEIEARGKAVILATGGFGDNPQMIKEETGYEFGKTIFNFAIPGMKGDGIKMAWEAGAGHTPCSMELMYQLPDNMNHFILDGAFRQPCLWVNKLGQRFMPEDQIANTTFTGNAITAQPGMVAYAIFDSKLLKKYKKRGPDIISHVHPHDLFDHFDEQWEKDLEAGYEPIAQADTIEELAEKAGVDVAGLVTQVEEYNDMCAQGFDEIFEKDRQYMQPIEKGPFYICRQNVGAYGSIGGVLINHKTEVMTGDYKVISGLYAVGTDACNIFGDSYPFILSGNTMGFCLNSGRIAGENAASKTSDF; this is translated from the coding sequence ATCAAAGTATACATGGAGGGATTTTTAATGAAAAGTATGGAAACAGATGTAATTGTGGTTGCAGCAGGACTTTCAGGACTTGCTGCTGCAGTATCAGCAGCAGAAAATGGTGCGAGAGTAATAATGTTTGAAAAATCTAATACAACTGGTGGAGCTGCAAATATGGGAATGGGACCACTTGGTGTAGGCTCATCAATTCAAAGAAATCAAATGGTAGCACTTACTCCAGGAGAAGCTTTTAGAAAGCATATGTATTTTACTCATTATCGTGTAGATGCTCGTATGGTTCGTGATTATTATTTTAAATCAGGAGACACTATTGATTGGCTTGTAGATATGGGAGTTGAATTTTTAGGTGTATCAAGAGCTTTTGGAGCACCAGAAAATACAAGAGCATATTCTGATGGAGAATTCACATGGCATGTTGTGAAACCAGAAGGTGGCGGAGTTCCAGGTCCTCGCGCAGCTACAACAATGACAAAGAGAATGACAGAAAAAGCAAGAGAATTAGGTGTAGAAATTATTTTTGAAACACCTGTTAATAAAATTATTATGGAAAATGGTGAAGCTGTTGGAGTAATAGCTAAAAATAAGGCTGGAGAAGAAATTGAAGCAAGAGGTAAAGCAGTTATTTTAGCTACAGGCGGCTTTGGAGATAATCCTCAAATGATTAAAGAAGAAACAGGCTATGAATTTGGAAAAACTATTTTCAATTTTGCCATCCCAGGTATGAAGGGTGATGGAATCAAAATGGCTTGGGAAGCAGGTGCAGGACATACACCATGTTCAATGGAATTAATGTATCAATTACCAGACAATATGAACCACTTCATACTTGATGGTGCGTTCCGTCAACCATGTCTTTGGGTAAATAAATTAGGACAAAGATTTATGCCAGAAGATCAAATTGCAAATACAACCTTTACTGGAAATGCAATTACTGCACAGCCTGGAATGGTAGCATATGCAATATTTGATAGTAAACTTCTTAAGAAATATAAGAAAAGAGGACCAGATATTATATCTCACGTACATCCACATGATTTATTTGATCATTTTGATGAACAGTGGGAAAAAGATCTTGAAGCTGGATATGAACCAATAGCTCAAGCAGATACAATTGAAGAACTAGCAGAAAAAGCAGGCGTTGATGTAGCAGGGTTAGTGACTCAAGTGGAAGAATACAATGATATGTGCGCTCAAGGTTTTGATGAAATATTTGAAAAAGATAGACAATATATGCAGCCAATTGAAAAAGGTCCTTTCTACATCTGCCGTCAAAATGTTGGAGCTTATGGTTCAATAGGAGGAGTACTTATTAATCATAAAACAGAAGTTATGACAGGAGATTATAAAGTGATTTCAGGGTTATATGCTGTTGGTACAGATGCATGTAACATTTTTGGAGATAGTTATCCATTTATATTATCAGGAAACACAATGGGCTTCTGTTTAAATAGTGGCCGTATTGCAGGGGAAAATGCAGCATCTAAAACAAGCGATTTTTAA
- a CDS encoding flavodoxin family protein yields MSKFKVMGITAGRHDGNSEILLKQALLECEKAGAEVIMVNLHDYHIEDCTGCTACSQGMAMGKRVPCTLKDKDDKDKLTTALLEQDAVIVSAPTYDLMPSATYLKFAHRNLAYESSFLQSIGAIEKRDRVAGIISAGGSTRSWQSMALECMGATMFTHSFKIVDMILAKRVPTAAQCLLNDELMERASEMGKNIMKALETPVAERKWLGEEGFGWCPNCHSNALVKGEVQWDGTYWPIECQVCGAGGDLEKDEKGEWKFVIAENGLIRDRMTDEGRQHHLVEIGETHGIFYVPENRAIINEKIKKFKELKFPTIE; encoded by the coding sequence ATGAGTAAATTTAAAGTTATGGGAATTACGGCTGGAAGACATGATGGAAATTCAGAAATTTTATTAAAACAAGCACTTCTTGAATGTGAAAAAGCAGGCGCAGAAGTAATAATGGTAAATCTTCATGATTATCATATAGAAGATTGTACAGGCTGCACTGCATGTTCACAAGGAATGGCAATGGGAAAACGCGTTCCTTGTACACTAAAAGACAAAGATGATAAAGATAAACTAACTACCGCTTTACTAGAACAAGATGCAGTAATAGTTTCAGCTCCAACATATGACTTAATGCCTTCTGCTACATATTTAAAATTTGCACATAGAAATTTAGCTTATGAATCTTCCTTTTTACAATCAATCGGTGCAATAGAAAAAAGAGATAGAGTAGCTGGAATTATTTCAGCTGGAGGATCAACACGTTCTTGGCAGTCTATGGCTTTAGAATGCATGGGAGCAACTATGTTTACACATTCCTTTAAAATTGTTGATATGATTTTAGCAAAAAGAGTGCCTACTGCTGCACAATGTTTATTAAATGATGAACTTATGGAAAGAGCATCAGAAATGGGGAAAAATATAATGAAAGCCCTTGAAACACCTGTAGCTGAAAGAAAATGGTTAGGAGAGGAAGGCTTTGGATGGTGTCCGAATTGTCATTCAAATGCACTTGTAAAAGGGGAAGTGCAATGGGATGGAACATATTGGCCAATTGAATGTCAAGTATGTGGTGCAGGTGGAGACTTAGAGAAGGATGAAAAAGGAGAATGGAAGTTTGTAATAGCTGAAAATGGATTGATTCGCGACCGTATGACAGATGAAGGTCGTCAACATCATTTGGTAGAAATTGGTGAAACTCATGGGATCTTCTATGTGCCAGAAAATAGAGCGATAATCAATGAGAAAATTAAAAAATTTAAAGAATTGAAATTTCCAACAATTGAGTAA
- a CDS encoding DUF1097 family protein has product MKINRKVRLVQALYGSIILTVMMQPIGMLGYGSYIWMLFMPLLLFFAFGANFKIIPSMIVSYICGVAWALVNGVLAGLLGGLLPETMVNIAAPIIVIFCILTVHENFLAKTIVGNVPALFMGLASTFFSFLIVPANAPAITPVHLIGFFLYGILLSVILAGGGFAVCSLIFGKDKVIEVFEGK; this is encoded by the coding sequence ATGAAAATTAATAGAAAAGTAAGATTAGTTCAAGCATTATATGGTTCAATTATATTAACTGTGATGATGCAGCCTATTGGAATGTTGGGTTATGGTAGTTACATATGGATGTTGTTTATGCCATTATTACTATTTTTTGCATTTGGTGCTAACTTTAAGATTATACCATCCATGATAGTCTCGTATATATGTGGAGTGGCATGGGCACTTGTTAATGGAGTTTTAGCTGGACTTCTAGGAGGTCTTCTACCAGAAACAATGGTTAATATAGCCGCACCTATAATTGTGATATTCTGTATTTTAACCGTTCATGAAAATTTCTTAGCTAAAACTATAGTTGGCAATGTACCTGCTTTATTTATGGGCTTAGCATCAACGTTTTTCTCATTCTTGATTGTTCCAGCTAATGCACCAGCTATAACACCGGTACATTTAATAGGATTTTTCTTATATGGAATTTTACTTTCAGTTATATTAGCAGGTGGTGGCTTTGCAGTGTGTAGTTTGATATTTGGTAAAGATAAAGTTATTGAAGTGTTTGAAGGAAAATAG
- a CDS encoding sigma 54-interacting transcriptional regulator — protein sequence MKRIELILMKLKEKTSTNPNGCSAMEIAEELKLIRGNVSTDLNKLVSEGRAIKLKGKPTLFIATDEEKDESEVSVINKFSEANPSLYTAIEQAKAAILYPPNGMNLLLLGETGVGKSTFAGIIYKYAIEMKVMPKESPFITFNCADYANNPQLLLGQLFGVKKGAYTGADSDKQGLLEKADGGILFLDEVHRLPAEGQEMFFTFMDRGVYRRLGETDSERSAKVLIITATTEDPNMNLLQTFTRRIPMVINIPALRNRGMEERFNLIKQFMIEESGRLGKSIKVSVNSLKAFLSYDCPNNIGQLKSDIQLTCAKAYAEFLSNRKEDIRISSLELQPYIREGLYKEVEHRQLWNKLIDINNRYCVFDKNEKQMIFEEKEQNQNIYEMLEAKTRELKAKGIEGKQFEEEMESDIEEYFKNYMIKFHNKADTANFENIIEPYIMSVIKKVVNYCETELKRELDKQIYYGLAVHISNSIDRIKRNKKIENPKLNKIRKEYSKEFNIALEALKLIEEAIDREVPIDEAGFLTMFLIYNSGKIKNKRDNVKVIIIAHGEGTATCMANAVNGLLGTQYTKGINAPIEEKPQVILERTKDYIRENKITSDVLFLVDMGSLVTFGKEIEVEFKIKTRTIPLVSTLHCIEATRKAMIGYTLDEIYRDTLEVNNLYDNNVLDYIPEAPEERKLAIITVCTTGEGSAKAMKALLERNLKFENDFLEIVPVNFIGKESIYSRLDKLSNKYEIICLVSPFELESDYIQYNLEDIIEGNCIENIQDLINREKVYARMEETLEHQLKNIEGKAVLSDIKRFTTTVTKLLNIKLTSNAVIGITLHMAVMIDRLCGDQGVDAYNNMDSCIKENSELYRIIKTECSRLNTKYTIYITDDEICYLMNLFTMKSRKNKAH from the coding sequence ATGAAGAGAATCGAATTAATTCTTATGAAGCTTAAAGAGAAAACGAGTACAAATCCTAATGGCTGTTCTGCAATGGAAATTGCAGAAGAATTAAAGCTTATTAGAGGAAATGTTAGTACTGATTTAAATAAGTTAGTAAGTGAAGGTAGGGCTATCAAGTTAAAAGGAAAGCCAACTTTATTTATTGCTACTGATGAAGAAAAGGATGAATCAGAAGTATCTGTAATAAATAAATTTTCAGAGGCAAACCCAAGTTTATATACTGCAATAGAACAAGCTAAAGCAGCTATATTATATCCACCTAATGGTATGAATTTATTGCTTCTTGGAGAAACTGGTGTTGGTAAATCTACTTTTGCAGGTATTATATATAAGTATGCAATTGAAATGAAGGTAATGCCTAAAGAAAGTCCCTTTATAACCTTTAACTGTGCAGATTATGCTAATAATCCTCAGTTATTACTTGGACAATTATTTGGAGTGAAAAAGGGTGCATATACAGGTGCTGATTCTGATAAGCAAGGTCTTTTAGAAAAAGCCGATGGAGGGATTTTGTTTTTAGATGAAGTTCATAGACTACCAGCAGAGGGACAGGAAATGTTTTTTACCTTTATGGATAGAGGAGTTTATAGAAGACTTGGAGAAACTGATAGTGAAAGAAGTGCAAAGGTACTTATAATAACTGCTACAACTGAAGATCCAAACATGAATTTACTTCAAACCTTTACAAGAAGAATTCCAATGGTAATAAATATACCAGCCTTAAGAAATAGGGGAATGGAAGAAAGATTTAATCTTATAAAGCAATTTATGATTGAAGAATCTGGCCGCTTAGGAAAGAGTATTAAGGTATCAGTAAATTCCTTAAAAGCCTTTTTATCTTATGATTGCCCTAATAATATAGGACAGTTAAAATCTGATATACAGCTTACTTGTGCTAAAGCTTATGCAGAATTTCTTTCTAATAGAAAAGAAGATATAAGGATTAGTAGTCTAGAATTGCAGCCTTATATAAGAGAAGGGTTATATAAAGAAGTTGAGCATAGACAATTATGGAACAAATTAATTGATATAAATAATAGATATTGTGTTTTTGACAAAAATGAAAAGCAAATGATTTTTGAAGAAAAAGAACAAAATCAAAATATTTATGAAATGTTAGAGGCAAAAACCAGGGAACTTAAAGCAAAGGGAATTGAAGGTAAACAATTTGAAGAAGAAATGGAAAGTGACATAGAAGAGTATTTTAAAAATTACATGATTAAGTTTCATAATAAGGCGGATACTGCAAATTTTGAAAACATCATTGAACCATATATTATGAGTGTAATAAAAAAAGTTGTGAACTATTGTGAAACAGAATTAAAAAGAGAGCTTGATAAGCAGATATACTATGGCTTAGCAGTTCATATAAGCAATTCTATAGATAGAATTAAAAGAAATAAAAAAATTGAAAATCCAAAGTTAAATAAGATAAGAAAAGAATATAGTAAAGAATTCAATATTGCCCTAGAAGCTTTAAAGCTAATAGAAGAAGCTATAGACAGGGAAGTTCCTATTGATGAAGCTGGATTTTTAACTATGTTTTTAATTTACAATAGCGGAAAAATAAAAAATAAACGAGATAATGTAAAGGTAATAATCATTGCCCATGGGGAAGGAACAGCTACTTGCATGGCTAATGCAGTAAATGGACTTTTAGGAACACAATATACTAAAGGAATAAATGCCCCAATAGAGGAAAAACCACAAGTTATATTAGAAAGAACTAAGGATTACATTAGGGAAAATAAAATTACCTCAGATGTTTTATTCTTAGTTGATATGGGATCTTTGGTTACCTTTGGTAAAGAAATAGAAGTAGAATTTAAAATAAAAACAAGGACAATTCCTTTGGTAAGTACTTTACATTGCATTGAAGCTACTAGAAAAGCTATGATTGGATATACTTTAGATGAAATATATAGGGATACCTTGGAGGTGAATAATCTATATGACAACAATGTATTAGATTATATTCCAGAAGCGCCTGAAGAAAGAAAGTTAGCAATCATAACAGTATGTACTACTGGCGAAGGCAGCGCTAAAGCTATGAAGGCATTACTAGAAAGAAATCTAAAGTTTGAAAATGATTTTCTAGAAATAGTTCCTGTTAATTTTATAGGAAAAGAAAGCATATATAGTAGATTAGATAAATTATCAAATAAATATGAAATAATTTGTTTAGTTAGCCCTTTTGAACTTGAAAGTGATTATATACAATATAATTTGGAAGATATCATTGAGGGCAATTGCATAGAAAATATACAGGATTTAATAAATAGAGAAAAAGTTTATGCAAGGATGGAAGAAACCTTAGAACATCAATTAAAGAACATTGAAGGTAAAGCAGTTCTTAGTGATATAAAAAGGTTCACTACAACAGTTACTAAGCTGCTAAATATAAAATTAACCTCAAATGCAGTTATAGGAATAACACTTCATATGGCAGTAATGATAGATAGATTATGTGGTGATCAAGGTGTAGACGCATATAACAACATGGATTCATGCATAAAAGAAAATTCAGAATTATATAGAATAATAAAAACTGAATGTTCAAGATTAAATACTAAGTACACAATTTATATTACAGATGATGAAATATGCTATCTCATGAATTTATTTACAATGAAAAGTAGAAAAAATAAAGCACATTGA
- a CDS encoding PTS lactose/cellobiose transporter subunit IIA, translating into MDTLSMDQVVMELVVNGGHARSKSMEAIKAAKKGDFEFAKEKIKEANEALNNAHNFQTSLIQKEAAGEKVEISLLMVHAQDHLMNAMTVRDLAKEMVSMYEEFRK; encoded by the coding sequence ATGGATACATTATCAATGGATCAAGTAGTTATGGAATTAGTAGTTAATGGCGGACATGCAAGAAGTAAATCTATGGAAGCTATTAAAGCAGCAAAAAAAGGTGATTTTGAGTTTGCAAAGGAAAAAATAAAGGAAGCTAATGAAGCCTTAAATAACGCTCATAATTTTCAAACTAGCTTAATTCAAAAAGAAGCAGCTGGAGAAAAAGTAGAAATAAGTTTACTTATGGTGCATGCTCAAGATCATTTAATGAATGCTATGACAGTAAGAGATTTAGCAAAAGAAATGGTTTCTATGTATGAAGAGTTTAGAAAGTAG
- a CDS encoding PTS sugar transporter subunit IIB, with product MRYITLVCAAGMSTSILMGRMQESAKKQGIEAKIVAMSESKFEEYEEPTEVLLLGPQIEYMADEMKEQYEPKGIKVAVIDMMDYGTLNGEKVLKDALALLD from the coding sequence ATGAGATATATAACTTTAGTTTGTGCAGCAGGTATGTCAACAAGTATATTAATGGGTAGGATGCAAGAAAGTGCAAAGAAACAAGGAATAGAAGCAAAGATTGTTGCTATGTCAGAATCAAAATTTGAGGAATATGAAGAACCAACAGAAGTTTTACTTTTAGGGCCTCAAATTGAATATATGGCAGATGAAATGAAGGAACAATATGAACCAAAGGGAATTAAAGTAGCCGTAATAGATATGATGGATTACGGAACTCTTAATGGAGAAAAAGTTTTAAAGGATGCACTTGCATTATTAGATTAA